The following are encoded together in the Neomonachus schauinslandi chromosome 15, ASM220157v2, whole genome shotgun sequence genome:
- the ZNF830 gene encoding zinc finger protein 830: protein MASSASAHTPAGKRVVNQDELRRLMKEKQRLSTNRKRIESPFAKYNRLGQLSCALCNTPVKSELLWQTHVLGKQHREKVAELKGAKEATQSPSSSAVPQSAKRKAPDADGQDAKRPKTSPLPQVQPSTSALPTNFDRAGKESARATLSKASGLGLLPDYEDEEEEEEEEEGGEGKRGDTSKQPPDAQGKEHSLSSSREATSGMLPSGFSDTNPPKAPLIPHSGSIEKAEIHEKVVERRENTAEALPEGFFDDPEIDARVRKVDAPKDQMDKEWDEFQKAMRQVNTISEAIVAEEDEEGRLDRQIGEIDEQIECYRRVEKLRNRQDEIKHKPKEVLTIKELQKKEEENVDSDDEGELQDLLSQDWRVKGALL, encoded by the coding sequence ATGGCGTCCTCCGCCTCCGCTCACACTCCGGCAGGGAAGCGAGTGGTGAATCAGGACGAACTGCGGCGGTTGATGAAGGAGAAGCAGCGTCTGAGCACCAATCGGAAACGGATAGAATCTCCATTTGCGAAGTACAACCGTTTGGGGCAGCTGAGCTGTGCCCTGTGTAACACCCCGGTGAAGAGCGAGCTCCTGTGGCAGACTCACGTCCTGGGAAAGCAGCACCGTGAGAAAGTGGCCGAGCTGAAGGGCGCGAAGGAAGCCACCCAGAGTCCGTCTTCCAGCGCAGTGCCTCAGTCAGCCAAGAGAAAGGCGCCGGATGCGGATGGCCAGGATGCCAAAAGACCCAAGACCTCTCCGCTGCCTCAGGTACAGCCCTCCACATCCGCTTTGCCCACCAACTTtgacagagcagggaaggagtCCGCCAGAGCGACTCTCAGTAAGGCTTCGGGACTCGGTTTACTCCCTGATTatgaagatgaggaagaggaggaggaggaggaagagggaggagaagggaaaagaggggaCACTAGCAAGCAGCCGCCCGACGCACAGGGCAAGGAACACTCGCTTTCCTCCTCGAGAGAGGCAACAAGTGGTATGCTGCCAAGCGGTTTCTCAGATACAAATCCTCCCAAGGCCCCTTTAATTCCTCATTCAGGGTCAATTGAGAAagcagaaatacatgaaaaagtcgtggaaaggagagaaaacacagcGGAGGCATTACCGGAAGGCTTTTTTGACGACCCTGAGATAGATGCTCGGGTACGAAAGGTTGATGCCCCAAAGGATCAGATGGACAAAGAGTGGGACGAATTTCAAAAGGCCATGAGACAGGTCAATACCATTTCCGAAGCCATAGTTGCCGAAGAGGATGAGGAGGGACGGTTGGACAGGCAAATTGGGGAAATCGATGAGCAGATAGAATGTTACCGTCGGGTGGAAAAGCTTCGGAATCGTCAggatgaaataaaacataagccTAAAGAGGTTCTGACTATAAAAGAActtcagaaaaaggaagaggagaatgtTGACAGCGATGATGAGGGAGAACTACAAGATTTGTTGTCTCAGGATTGGAGGGTAAAAGGGGCTTTGTTATAG